From one Longimicrobiaceae bacterium genomic stretch:
- a CDS encoding DUF4160 domain-containing protein codes for MRGVVGRVDSVEWAGWQCWFWSQDHREPHFHAKSPGEWEVRIFFGEDPPYYDVLWQVSRIPKRKLKDFLALVAENRQALYKEWEVKVEVVDP; via the coding sequence GTGAGGGGCGTTGTGGGTAGGGTCGACAGTGTCGAGTGGGCTGGATGGCAATGCTGGTTCTGGTCACAGGATCATCGTGAGCCTCATTTCCACGCCAAGTCACCCGGTGAGTGGGAGGTGAGAATCTTCTTTGGAGAAGATCCTCCTTACTACGATGTGCTGTGGCAGGTGAGTAGGATCCCGAAGCGAAAGCTGAAGGATTTTCTTGCGTTGGTCGCTGAAAACCGGCAGGCGCTGTACAAGGAGTGGGAAGTGAAGGTAGAGGTGGTCGATCCATGA